A genomic region of Pristiophorus japonicus isolate sPriJap1 chromosome 22, sPriJap1.hap1, whole genome shotgun sequence contains the following coding sequences:
- the nudt13 gene encoding NAD(P)H pyrophosphatase NUDT13, mitochondrial produces MHLFLRNFNTPALQLSCRLASNYVSRMRHLFELKEDDVACQKALSSGTFLLFHGLAPLLQKTENKYTTPFVAASELNGILQKLDQKEKYLEGSVLIGCTESHVPQFALDLGRTEKTRAESLLKGTFVDLRKAFFLLDGKDAPLLSQAQGLLRWHSTHLYCSRTGHLIHKNVAGSKRFCSTDEIIYYPQMSPVVIMLVSDGTRCLLARQEAFPPGMYSALAGFCDIGETVEDSVHREVAEEVALDVSSVEYSTSQHWPFPNSSLMIACHAMVQPGQDKIDLDHSELEDARWFDAEELAEALNRKRSPTKKEMRELAFWIPPPWAVAHQLIKEWTQRQQPS; encoded by the exons ATGCATCTCTTTTTGAGGAATTTCAACACGCCAGCCTTGCAATTGTCCTGCAGGTTGGCTTCAAATTATGTCAGTCGGATGCG CCACCTGTTTGAGTTGAAGGAGGACGATGTAGCCTGCCAGAAGGCCCTGAGCTCCGGAACCTTCCTTCTTTTTCACGGTCTCGCACCCCTTTTGCAGAAGACTGAGAACAAGTACACAACGCCATTTGTGGCAGCCTCAG AGCTGAATGGAATTCTTCAGAAACTGGATCAGAAGGAGAAATATCTGGAGGGGTCGGTGCTGATTGGCTGTACAGAGAGTCACGTGCCACAATTTGCACTTGATCTAG GAAGAACTGAAAAGACTAGAGCAGAATCGCTTCTGAAGGGAACGTTTGTTGATTTACGGAAAGCCTTCTTCCTGTTGGATGGAAAGGATGCACCCCTGCTGTCCCAG GCACAGGGCCTTCTCCGCTGGCACAGCACACACCTCTACTGCAGTAGAACTGGACACCTGATACACAAGAACGTGGCAGGCAGTAAACGATTCTGTAGCACAGATGAAATAATCTACTACCCACAG ATGTCTCCTGTGGTTATCATGTTGGTATCTGATGGGACACGGTGCCTGCTGGCACGCCAGGAAGCCTTTCCTCCTGGAATGTACAGTGCACTGGCTGGATTCTGTGATATTG gagagacTGTGGAGGACTCTGTGCACCGAGAGGTCGCGGAGGAAGTTGCTTTGGACGTGTCCTCGGTAGAGTATTCTACCTCCCAGCACTGGCCCTTTCCCAACAGCTCGCTGATGATTGCTTGCCATGCAATGGTGCAGCCAGGACAGGACAAG ATCGACCTGGACCACTCTGAGCTCGAGGACGCCCGCTGGTTTGATGCCGAGGAGTTAGCAGAAGCTTTAAATCGTAAACGGTCGCCTACCAAGAAAGAAATGAGGGAGCTTGCATTCTGGATCCCACCACCGTGGGCGGTAGCACATCAACTCATCAAAGAATGGACCCAAAGGCAGCAACCATCCTGA